The window TCTCATTATTCACTATAGCCTGGTCCGGATTCTATTGGAATCATTGCTGTTTCCCACAATTGTAGTGGGGTAGCAGCTCGAGCCTGTGGCCTTGTGAGTCTAGAACCCACAAAGGTGAGTAATTGCTTTTTGAATTCTTGTTCTTgctattttctttcctttttatgcAATTCATGGTTTGTTGGGTTTCTTAGGTTGCAGAGATTCTCAAAGATCGTCCATCTTGGTATCGTGATTGCCGTTGCCTCGATGTGCTTACTGTTATTCCTGCTGGTAATGGAGGGAATATTGAACTTATATATATGCAGGTTTGTTCTTATCTTGTTAGTACACTCTGTCTGAAGTTTGAAATGGTTGTTGATCTTTTTCCTCCTTTCTTGAAGTTGACTTTTCCTTCTTATCTCTTGCATCAGACATACGCACCTACTACTTTGGCAGTGGCACGAGACTTTTGGACGCTGAGGTATACTACAGCTCTGGAAGATGGTAGTCTTGTGGTATGTGCTCTGCGTCTTTTAATGCGTCAGTAGTTTTTCAAGTCTGCGGCAAAACATTCTAGGATCATTATTTCATATTTTGCTTCTTTCAAATCATGGAGAACTCTTTAACATGGACTTCTACTAGATCTGTGAAAGGTCATTGACTCCTGCGACCGGTGGTCCTGCTGGGCCACCTGCACCAAATTTCGTTAGAGCTGAAATGCTTCCCAGTGGCTATCTAATTCGACCGTGTGAAGGGGGTGGTTCAATGATTCACATTGTTgatcatgttgatctagatgtgaGTTTCATGTCCTTTCTACTGTTATTGATGTTTATTGCCATATTATGCTGAGTATACCTTTGATGCACCAGCCATGGAGTGTACCAGAGGTTCTTAGACCCTTGTATGAATCACCAAAAATTCTGGCGCAGAAAACAACAATTGCTGTAAGCCTTATTGGTTATTTATCAAGCATTTCACTCGTCATATACCACCAGTCTCACTTTCATATTTTCCAGGCACTTCGACACCTGACACAAATTGCTCAAGAGATCAGTGGTGAAGTTCCATATGGCGGTGGTCGACAACCTGCTGTCTTAAGGGCATTCAGTCAGAGATTGAGCAGGTCATTGGCTTAGTTGTGATGTTTTACTTGAGCACTTTTTTTCCCGATAATAGCTTCTTTAGCTATGAACTCTAAATCTTCTGGGCATGTTGCAGAGGTTTCAACGATGCAGTGAATGGATTTTCTGATGATGGTTGGTCTTTGCTGGGTAGCGATGGTGTTGAGGATGTGACGATTGCTATAAATTCATCTCCAAACAAACTTCTTGGTTCTCATGCAAACCCTTCAGCATTGTATTCAACCCTTGGAGGTGGCATTTTGTGTGCAAAAGCATCAATGTTGCTGCAGGTCTGACCTTCACCCTTGATTTGAGGGCATTCCCTCTCCCTGCAGGGCTGTCTTCTGTAATACGTGCTTTCTTGTTCGGATTATAATTTTAACCCATACGCATTTGTGTAGAATGTGCCACCTGCTATATTGGTTCGCTTTTTGAGGGAGCATCGTTCGGAATGGGCAGATTGTGGTGTTGATGCTTATTCTGCTGCATCATTGAGAGCTAACCCATATGCAGTTCCTGGTGTTAGGGCTAGCACCGGGTTCTCGGGTAGTCAGGTGATACTTCCTCTTGCACATACTGCAGAACATGAAGAGGTATTTTAAGTAGTAAGAACATCATCTTGCACTTCTCATTGGTGTTTGCTTCTGATAAGGTAACATGTTAATTTCCCTAACTGTAGTTCTTGGAGGTGATCAGGCTTGAGGGTCATGGTTTTAACCAAGATGATGTCATTTTGTCAAGGGATATGTACATGTTGCAGGTTTGTCTTCTAGAAGTTGCATTATGTCGCTATCGATAAATTTTGTATGTTTTTGCTGAATgattcttttccttctctttatGATGACAGCTTTGCAGTGGAGTTGATGAAAGCGCTGTTGGTGCCTGTGCTCAGCTTGTTTTTGCACCTATTGATGAATCTTTTGATGATGATCTACCTTTGCTACCGTCAGGTTTTCGCGTTATACCGCTGGACCCTAAAACAGTTGGGTATCTTCACACTAATGTGTCTTCTAGAAAATAACAACATTTGATTCTTGTGGCATCACACCTCCAGGAAGAACTAATTGTATTTTGTGTGTTCTTATGACTATTTACTTAATGACTTCTCTGATTTGTAACTTAAGTTTGTTCAATAATGCTGCAGGATTCTCCCGCCACCACACGAACACTTGATTTGGCATCCATGCTAGAGATTGGATCTGGTGCCACTGCACGCTCAGTTAATGAGACTGCTTCGAGTACATACAACCTGCGATCGGTCCTCACAATCGCCTTCCAGTTCACATATGAGAATCACCTCCGAGATAATGTGGCAGCAATGGCCCGGCAATATGTGAGAAGTGTGGTCGCCTCGGTGCAGAGAGTTGCTATGGCAATTGCACCTTCTCGACCGGGCTGTCAGATTGGTGTAAAGCATCCACCTGGTTCTCCTGAAGCACACACTCTGGCACAATGGATTTCTCGGAGCTACAGGTTTGTCTCGCCGTGCTCATGCATTCGGTTTAGTGTTTTATTACCTTACAATCTTATGGTCCATTAAATTGAAGTCATTGTGCTAAAGGAATCGTGAATCACACTTTAAAGCTACCTTAATCACATAAATACGACATCAAATTTGATGTGATTTGTGCATGAGCAACATACCTACAGTGTGAAGTAACATTAtcgatcatcatgacaaaaaacctATTCACGCAAGTGTGTAATATAAGTTTGCATCTTTCTAATGCATCGTCTTCGATGCTTTCAGGGCTCATACTGGAGTTGAGCTCTTTCAGGTAGACTTACAAGCTAATGATTCATTGCTGAAACTGCTTTGGCACCACCCAGATGCTGTCATGTGTTGTTCTTTGAAGGCAAGTGATACAACATATTTGTATacgttcttgacttgtgcaatgaTTGACAATCTCTCGACACCGATGCGGTGAATACTTAGCTGACCGAAATGGCGTTTTTGTTCTTCACAGGCTTCACCTGTCTTCACCTTCTCCAACCAAGCTGGTCTAGATATGCTTGAAACCACTCTGATAGCTCTTCAGGACCTCACACTGGAAAAAATTCTTGATGACAATGGCCGCAAAGTGCTTTGCTCGGAGTTCCCCAAGATCATGCAGCAGGTGAGCAAGCGAGTAAAagcttacattttgcttggttacCTATACGTGTAAAACCTATCTGAACCTCTTGAAACCCATATGTTTGTCTACAAACCTGCAGGGCTTCTCTTATCTTCCTGCTGGTATCTGCCTGTCGAGCATGGGAAGGCCGGTGTCGTATGAACAAGCTGTCACATGGAAAGTCCTGAACGAAGAGGATTCACCCCATTGCCTGGCTTTCATGTTTGTGAACTGGTCTTTTGTTTGAATGCTCTGAGCAATCCCAGTCTTCTAAATCATCTAGTGCTTGATGGAACTCGAAAGATCTTCCCTTTTTGTTGAACCATGGTTTACTAAAGACTACCGCGCGTAACTACTGTAGTGTGATCTGTATGTTTCATCTTTCGCAGTTGAATGCAGATTGACATGTCACTGATTCACTGACCGAACGTACGATCTCTTAACACTGTTGATTGGACTTGACTTTTCTGTCCATGAATTTACCAATAGTGCAATCACAAGCAGAGTTTACGGTCGCCTGAAGCTGATGCGTGTGTAGAAGAACTAAATGTGCTTCGTCTTTCTCGACGTCGATTTATGGCTGTTTAAGAGCAGAGCACTTCCGTTGCTTCTGAGGGCAAGAGCAGCAGCGGATGGAGGGGAAGGAGGGCACCGGTGCCACACGCTGCTCTTCCCGCATGAAACCGTACTGTGGTCGCCACCTCATGCAGAGCAGGGCGGTTCCAAGAACCGATCTTTGCACCGGCTGTCGCGCTGTTGAGACGTCCCATCAGCGGCCATTAACGGCCGCGATTTGCCCTACGACGTGATGCTGCTGCGTCGGCTGTGCGATCCGTGCCAGGGGTTGTGGCCGGCTTGTCGTCGAGTCCTCCTTTGCATCGctcaccgccaccgccgccgccgctctgACACGCGGCCGCAAATCGGACGGTTAGCGGCGTCCCATCGCAGCTATGATCCGGATTCAAAAGAAGCGGGAAAAatagaaggaaaagaaagaataaaaagagaTGGCGGAGGAGAGCCGAGACTGCCT of the Musa acuminata AAA Group cultivar baxijiao chromosome BXJ3-2, Cavendish_Baxijiao_AAA, whole genome shotgun sequence genome contains:
- the LOC135631283 gene encoding homeobox-leucine zipper protein HOX32-like, which produces MLGGGEMAMVVSGKEAGKGQQQAAAMEAGKYVRYTPEQVEALERVYNECPKPSSLKRQQLIRECPILSNIEPKQIKVWFQNRRCREKQRKEASRLQTVNRKLTAMNKLLMEENDRLQKQVSHLVYENGYMRQQLHNPSVATTDTSCESVVTSGQHHHQQNPTPQHPQRDANPAGLLAIAEETLAEFLSKATGTAVDWVQMVGMKPGPDSIGIIAVSHNCSGVAARACGLVSLEPTKVAEILKDRPSWYRDCRCLDVLTVIPAGNGGNIELIYMQTYAPTTLAVARDFWTLRYTTALEDGSLVICERSLTPATGGPAGPPAPNFVRAEMLPSGYLIRPCEGGGSMIHIVDHVDLDPWSVPEVLRPLYESPKILAQKTTIAALRHLTQIAQEISGEVPYGGGRQPAVLRAFSQRLSRGFNDAVNGFSDDGWSLLGSDGVEDVTIAINSSPNKLLGSHANPSALYSTLGGGILCAKASMLLQNVPPAILVRFLREHRSEWADCGVDAYSAASLRANPYAVPGVRASTGFSGSQVILPLAHTAEHEEFLEVIRLEGHGFNQDDVILSRDMYMLQLCSGVDESAVGACAQLVFAPIDESFDDDLPLLPSGFRVIPLDPKTDSPATTRTLDLASMLEIGSGATARSVNETASSTYNLRSVLTIAFQFTYENHLRDNVAAMARQYVRSVVASVQRVAMAIAPSRPGCQIGVKHPPGSPEAHTLAQWISRSYRAHTGVELFQVDLQANDSLLKLLWHHPDAVMCCSLKASPVFTFSNQAGLDMLETTLIALQDLTLEKILDDNGRKVLCSEFPKIMQQGFSYLPAGICLSSMGRPVSYEQAVTWKVLNEEDSPHCLAFMFVNWSFV